The Methanoculleus marisnigri JR1 genome window below encodes:
- a CDS encoding Lon protease family protein, translating into MIQPLDIGEYRNVYEPGKVECASTEEMRPLEEIIGQERALRALQFGLEIREAGFNVYAAGAQGTGRMRAVRSFLDELAKAKPRARDWVYVHNFENQYEPNAVALPAGRGTEFREEMKRFIEEARQALPRAFQSEEYAKRRDETLQALQGNRTDLIARINQKAQEAGFVIQMSPIGLLTIPVIDGRPVPEEEFITLPDDVRAEVQRRRDALNADLRSTLRQVQDIERQGAETVKDLNHDIALYAIGNLVAELKEKYADVPEVPGYIDAVQNDILENTQLFLGLPEQQGVPPQFQALMREIPFRKYEVNVVVENAATEGAPVIFEQNPTYQNLLGKIEKEVQFGIFTTDFTMIRPGSLHRANGGYLVLDAEDLLRAPLSWDGLKTALKTGEAVIEEPGERMGFITAKTIKPEPIPLDIKVALIGTPMIYQLLYRMDTDFKELFKVKADFDIVMERNNENANKYADFICNLVREENLRHLEREAIARVIEYGSRLAADREKLSTRFSAVADLIREANFYAVSDGTDRIERRHVTKAIEEKIYRSNLIQKKIEEAIRRGIFLIDTEGEKVGQVNGLSVIGLGDFAFGRPSKVTASIGVGREGIMDIEREAALGGPIHTKGVLIINGYLNNNYAHDKPLSLSARLVFEQSYEGIEGDSASSTELYALLSALSGLPLKQYLAVTGSVNQKGEVQAIGGVNEKLEGFFEVCKAKGLDGNQGALIPASNVQNLMLKEEIVEAAKAGKFRIYPVRTIDEGIEVLTGVPAGVRQKDGTYEEGTVNYLVDRRLREMAETMRGFQPTMAK; encoded by the coding sequence GCAGGATGAGGGCCGTCCGGAGTTTCCTCGACGAACTCGCGAAGGCCAAGCCCCGGGCGCGTGACTGGGTCTACGTTCATAACTTCGAGAACCAGTACGAGCCCAACGCCGTCGCCCTCCCTGCCGGGAGAGGAACGGAGTTCCGGGAGGAGATGAAACGATTCATCGAGGAGGCGCGGCAGGCGCTTCCCCGGGCGTTCCAGAGCGAAGAGTACGCCAAACGGCGGGACGAAACGCTTCAGGCGCTCCAGGGGAACAGGACGGATCTCATCGCCCGGATCAACCAGAAAGCCCAGGAGGCGGGGTTCGTCATCCAGATGAGCCCCATCGGCCTCCTGACCATCCCGGTCATCGACGGGAGGCCGGTCCCCGAGGAGGAGTTCATCACCCTTCCCGACGACGTGCGGGCGGAGGTCCAGCGGCGGCGTGACGCGTTGAACGCCGACCTCCGGAGCACGCTCCGGCAGGTACAGGATATCGAGCGGCAGGGGGCCGAGACGGTCAAGGACTTAAACCACGACATCGCCCTCTACGCGATAGGCAACCTCGTCGCCGAACTCAAGGAGAAGTATGCCGACGTCCCGGAAGTCCCCGGGTACATCGACGCCGTCCAGAACGACATCCTCGAGAACACCCAGCTGTTCCTCGGTCTCCCCGAGCAGCAGGGCGTCCCGCCCCAGTTCCAGGCCCTCATGCGTGAGATTCCGTTTCGGAAGTACGAGGTGAACGTCGTCGTCGAAAACGCCGCGACAGAAGGCGCGCCGGTGATCTTCGAGCAGAACCCCACCTACCAGAACCTTCTTGGAAAGATCGAGAAAGAGGTGCAGTTCGGGATCTTCACGACAGACTTCACGATGATCCGGCCGGGCTCGCTGCACCGGGCCAACGGCGGCTATCTCGTCCTCGACGCCGAAGACCTCCTGCGTGCCCCGCTCTCCTGGGACGGGCTCAAGACGGCTTTGAAGACCGGGGAGGCCGTCATCGAGGAGCCGGGAGAACGGATGGGGTTCATCACGGCAAAGACGATCAAGCCCGAACCCATCCCCCTCGACATCAAGGTGGCCCTCATCGGGACACCGATGATCTACCAGCTCCTCTACCGGATGGACACCGACTTCAAGGAGCTCTTCAAGGTCAAGGCCGACTTCGACATCGTGATGGAGCGAAACAATGAGAACGCCAATAAATACGCCGACTTCATCTGCAACCTCGTCAGGGAGGAGAACCTCCGGCACCTCGAGCGGGAGGCGATCGCCCGGGTGATCGAGTACGGATCGAGACTCGCTGCTGACAGGGAGAAACTCTCGACCCGGTTCTCGGCGGTTGCCGACCTCATCCGCGAGGCGAACTTCTACGCCGTGAGCGACGGGACCGATCGGATCGAGAGGAGGCACGTCACGAAGGCGATCGAGGAGAAGATCTACCGCTCGAACCTGATCCAGAAAAAGATCGAGGAGGCGATCCGGCGGGGGATCTTCCTCATCGATACCGAGGGCGAGAAGGTCGGGCAGGTGAACGGCCTCTCGGTCATCGGGCTCGGGGACTTCGCGTTCGGCCGGCCATCGAAGGTGACCGCGAGTATCGGGGTCGGCCGCGAGGGGATCATGGACATCGAGCGGGAGGCTGCGCTCGGCGGGCCGATCCACACGAAAGGCGTCCTGATCATCAACGGTTACCTCAACAACAACTATGCACACGATAAGCCGCTTTCCCTCTCCGCCCGGCTCGTCTTCGAGCAGAGCTACGAGGGGATCGAGGGGGACTCCGCGTCGAGCACGGAGCTCTACGCCCTCCTCTCGGCGCTCTCGGGGCTTCCGCTGAAGCAGTACCTCGCCGTCACGGGCTCGGTGAACCAGAAGGGCGAGGTGCAGGCGATCGGGGGCGTGAACGAGAAACTGGAAGGGTTCTTCGAGGTCTGCAAGGCCAAAGGGCTCGACGGGAACCAGGGGGCGCTGATCCCGGCGAGCAACGTCCAGAACCTGATGCTGAAAGAGGAGATCGTCGAGGCCGCGAAGGCCGGAAAGTTCCGGATCTACCCGGTGCGGACGATCGACGAGGGGATCGAGGTCCTCACGGGAGTTCCGGCGGGCGTGCGCCAAAAAGACGGCACCTACGAGGAGGGGACGGTGAACTACCTGGTGGACCGGCGCCTGAGGGAGATGGCCGAGACGATGCGCGGGTTCCAGCCGACGATGGCGAAGTGA
- the nifS gene encoding cysteine desulfurase NifS, with protein sequence MERKRSVYMDHAATTPVRPEVARAMLPYFSERFGNPSSLYSLAREAEEAVEEARGRVAAAIGANPEEVFFTSGGTEADNWAIKGAAAASRKKGDHIVTSAIEHHAVLHTCRSLEKQGYRVTYLPVDEFGRVEPGSVEEAITDATILVSVMAANNEIGTIQPIRAIAEVAHDHKIPFHTDAVQAIGAFPVDVDEMGADLLALSAHKFGGPKGTGALYIRKRTHIGTFMDGGAQERGKRAGTENVPGIVGLGRAIELAVAGMPRNAPRLAAMRDRLIRGILDAIPDTRLNGHPTERLANNVNVAFRYVEGESILLMLDALGVAASTGSACTSASLEPSHVLTSCGLAPEHAHGSLRLTLGYANTEEDVDYVLEVLPGIIERLRAISPLRGEA encoded by the coding sequence ATGGAGCGGAAACGGTCGGTCTACATGGACCATGCGGCGACGACGCCGGTGCGGCCGGAGGTCGCCCGGGCGATGCTCCCCTACTTTTCGGAGCGGTTCGGGAACCCCTCCTCGCTCTACTCCCTCGCCCGCGAGGCGGAGGAGGCGGTCGAGGAGGCACGGGGACGCGTGGCGGCCGCGATCGGGGCAAACCCGGAGGAGGTCTTCTTCACGTCGGGCGGGACGGAGGCCGACAACTGGGCGATCAAGGGGGCGGCGGCGGCGAGCCGGAAGAAGGGCGACCATATCGTCACCTCCGCGATCGAGCACCACGCCGTCCTCCATACCTGCCGGAGCCTCGAAAAACAGGGCTACCGGGTCACCTACCTCCCGGTCGACGAGTTCGGGCGAGTGGAGCCGGGATCCGTCGAGGAGGCGATCACGGATGCGACGATCCTCGTCTCGGTGATGGCCGCGAACAACGAGATCGGGACGATTCAGCCAATCAGAGCGATCGCGGAAGTCGCGCACGACCACAAAATCCCGTTCCATACCGACGCCGTCCAGGCGATCGGGGCCTTCCCGGTGGACGTGGACGAGATGGGAGCCGACCTCCTCGCCCTCTCCGCCCACAAGTTCGGCGGCCCGAAGGGGACGGGAGCACTCTACATCAGAAAGAGAACCCACATCGGGACGTTCATGGACGGCGGGGCGCAGGAGCGGGGGAAGCGGGCCGGAACCGAGAACGTTCCCGGAATCGTGGGGCTCGGGCGGGCGATCGAACTCGCGGTCGCCGGGATGCCCCGGAACGCCCCCAGGCTCGCCGCGATGCGGGATAGGCTGATCCGGGGGATCCTGGACGCGATCCCGGACACCCGGTTGAACGGCCACCCGACCGAGCGGCTGGCAAACAACGTGAACGTCGCGTTCCGCTACGTCGAGGGGGAGTCGATCCTCCTCATGCTCGACGCCCTCGGGGTTGCCGCCTCGACGGGAAGCGCCTGCACCTCGGCGTCGCTCGAGCCCTCCCACGTCCTGACCTCGTGCGGTCTGGCGCCGGAGCACGCCCACGGCTCGCTCCGGCTCACCCTCGGGTACGCGAACACCGAAGAAGACGTCGACTACGTTCTTGAGGTGCTCCCCGGGATCATCGAGCGGCTGCGGGCTATCTCGCCGCTCCGGGGGGAGGCGTGA
- a CDS encoding phosphomannomutase/phosphoglucomutase — protein sequence MTGIFRAYDIRGRYPDELDEATAKKIGNAFVALLAAERIVVGRDMRPSSEPLSRAFIRGAVEAGAEVADIGMASTPLLNYAIAAGGFDGGAMVTASHLPGEMNGFKLARENAVPLSGDRDLPLLETRTGEEEVARAGGSCRGTGMLDAYIGTMAGFVRAPKPLTVVVDAGNGMAGPEVPRLFDRIPAWRLVPMYLEPDGRFPHHHANPLDPETTRELQERVVAEGADMGVAFDGDGDRCGLIDERGERVREDLVTGLIAEFLLEENPGATILYDLRSSRAVREAIERAGGRGVRSRVGHAFIKAAMREEDALFAGELSGHYYYRDMGFSDNGLLTLVMAANILAASGRTLSELIRPLDRYPSTGEINLAVRDPAAVLAVLAARYRDAELDRLDGLTATYPDWWFNIRRSHTEPVVRLNIEADTRSLLDEKEREVLAAIREAEGA from the coding sequence ATGACCGGGATCTTTCGGGCCTACGACATCCGGGGGCGCTACCCGGACGAGCTCGATGAGGCGACGGCGAAGAAGATCGGGAACGCATTTGTAGCCCTTCTTGCGGCGGAGCGGATCGTCGTCGGGCGGGACATGCGCCCATCCTCGGAGCCGCTTTCGCGGGCGTTCATCCGGGGTGCGGTCGAAGCCGGGGCGGAGGTTGCGGATATCGGGATGGCGAGCACGCCGCTCCTCAACTACGCGATCGCTGCCGGGGGGTTCGACGGCGGGGCGATGGTGACGGCCTCCCACCTGCCCGGAGAGATGAACGGGTTCAAGCTCGCCCGCGAGAACGCCGTCCCCCTCTCCGGCGACCGCGACTTGCCGCTCCTCGAAACACGAACCGGGGAGGAGGAGGTCGCCCGCGCCGGGGGGTCGTGCCGCGGGACCGGGATGCTGGACGCCTACATCGGGACGATGGCCGGGTTCGTCCGGGCGCCGAAGCCGCTCACGGTCGTCGTGGACGCGGGGAACGGGATGGCCGGCCCGGAGGTCCCCCGGCTCTTCGACCGGATCCCTGCGTGGCGGCTTGTGCCGATGTACCTCGAGCCCGACGGCCGGTTCCCCCACCACCACGCAAACCCGCTCGACCCGGAGACCACCCGGGAACTGCAGGAACGGGTCGTGGCCGAGGGCGCGGATATGGGGGTGGCGTTCGACGGCGACGGCGACCGGTGCGGGCTCATCGACGAGCGGGGCGAGCGCGTCCGGGAAGACCTGGTGACCGGGCTTATCGCGGAGTTCCTGCTTGAAGAGAACCCGGGGGCGACGATCCTCTACGATCTCCGGTCGAGCCGGGCGGTCCGCGAGGCGATCGAGCGGGCCGGGGGCCGGGGCGTCCGCTCGAGGGTTGGCCACGCCTTCATCAAGGCCGCGATGCGCGAGGAGGACGCCCTCTTTGCCGGGGAACTCTCCGGGCACTACTACTACCGGGACATGGGGTTTTCCGACAACGGGCTTCTCACGCTGGTCATGGCTGCAAACATCCTCGCCGCGAGCGGTCGGACGCTCTCCGAGCTCATCAGGCCTCTCGACCGCTACCCCTCGACGGGGGAGATCAACCTCGCGGTGCGCGACCCCGCGGCGGTGCTCGCGGTGCTTGCGGCGCGCTACCGGGACGCGGAGCTTGACCGGCTCGACGGGCTGACGGCGACCTATCCCGACTGGTGGTTCAACATCCGCCGCTCCCACACCGAGCCGGTGGTGCGGCTGAACATCGAGGCGGACACGAGGAGCCTCCTCGACGAGAAGGAGCGGGAGGTGCTCGCGGCCATCCGGGAGGCCGAAGGTGCGTAA
- a CDS encoding ATP cone domain-containing protein has product MAGQQMESRPWQQTMVRKTNNQEEQFNPDKIRRSVQNAGANQQLADEITQQIQGSTHSGMTTTEIDNSVQDILKQKDMDAYNNWMRWKEQHQKMQ; this is encoded by the coding sequence ATGGCAGGACAGCAGATGGAGTCCCGGCCCTGGCAGCAGACCATGGTCCGGAAGACCAACAACCAGGAAGAGCAGTTCAACCCTGACAAGATCAGGAGGTCGGTGCAGAACGCCGGAGCAAACCAGCAACTGGCGGACGAGATCACCCAGCAGATCCAGGGGAGCACGCACAGCGGGATGACGACCACCGAGATCGACAACAGTGTCCAGGATATCCTCAAGCAGAAGGATATGGACGCCTACAACAACTGGATGCGGTGGAAAGAGCAGCACCAGAAGATGCAGTAA